In a single window of the Streptomyces sp. CGMCC 4.7035 genome:
- a CDS encoding glycoside hydrolase family 3 protein: protein MHDTGTESTRAPSRRTVLAATAGLSAALAVTPGAARAAGHDERLRALIARMTLEEKVGQLFVARVYGHSATDPDQADIDANLKEIGVRTAAELIAKYRVGGVIYFGWAHNTRAPHQIADLSNGIQKASLAQPRGLPVLIATDQEHGIVTRVGKPATLFPGAMAIGAGGSRSDARTLGRIAGAELRALGIRQDYAPDADVNVNPANPVIGVRSFGADPDAVAGLVAAEVKGYQAAGVAATAKHFPGHGDTAVDSHFGFPVITHSRELWEKLDAVPFRAAIRAGIDAIMTAHIMVPALDDSGDPATLSHPIVTGILREELGYDGVVVTDSLAMQGVRQKYGDDHVPVLALKAGVDQLLNPPSLDIAWNAVLDAVRSGELTEARLDESLLRVLRLKAKLGLLDEPYVTADGVDRTVGVPEHLRAADRVADRTTTLLVNRQGLLPLSRRTHPRLLVVGADPASPSGTDGPPTTVLANAFTALGFTATALSTGTAPSSATITKAVEAAGNADAVVVGTYNMSATDPQRTLVNRLIATGKPVIAIAVRNPYDVARLPDVPACLASYSWTDVELRAAARVIAGRVKPRGRLPVPVQRADDPTQVLYPLGYGLSY, encoded by the coding sequence GTGCACGACACCGGCACGGAAAGCACCAGGGCCCCCTCCAGACGTACGGTCCTCGCCGCCACCGCGGGGCTGAGCGCGGCCCTCGCCGTCACCCCGGGCGCCGCCCGCGCCGCCGGGCACGACGAGCGGCTGCGGGCCCTGATCGCCCGTATGACGCTTGAGGAGAAGGTCGGTCAGCTCTTCGTGGCGCGGGTCTACGGGCACTCGGCCACCGACCCCGACCAGGCCGACATCGACGCCAACCTCAAGGAGATCGGTGTACGGACGGCCGCCGAGCTGATCGCCAAGTACCGCGTCGGCGGCGTCATCTACTTCGGCTGGGCGCACAACACCCGCGCCCCGCACCAGATCGCGGACCTGTCGAACGGGATCCAGAAGGCGTCCCTCGCACAGCCCCGCGGACTGCCCGTGCTCATCGCCACGGACCAGGAGCACGGGATCGTGACCCGCGTGGGCAAGCCCGCCACGCTCTTCCCCGGCGCGATGGCGATCGGCGCCGGAGGCTCCCGCTCCGACGCCCGTACGCTCGGCCGGATCGCCGGTGCCGAGCTGCGGGCCCTCGGCATCCGCCAGGACTACGCCCCGGACGCGGACGTGAACGTCAACCCGGCCAACCCGGTGATCGGCGTACGGTCCTTCGGTGCCGATCCGGACGCGGTGGCGGGCCTGGTCGCGGCGGAGGTGAAGGGCTATCAGGCCGCAGGTGTCGCGGCGACCGCCAAGCACTTCCCGGGCCACGGCGACACGGCCGTCGACAGCCACTTCGGCTTCCCCGTCATCACCCACAGCCGCGAACTGTGGGAGAAGCTCGACGCGGTGCCCTTCCGGGCGGCGATCCGGGCCGGGATCGACGCGATCATGACGGCGCACATCATGGTCCCCGCGCTCGACGACTCCGGCGACCCGGCGACGCTCTCGCACCCGATCGTCACCGGCATCCTGCGCGAGGAGCTGGGCTACGACGGCGTCGTGGTGACGGATTCGCTGGCCATGCAGGGCGTGCGCCAGAAGTACGGCGACGACCACGTGCCCGTGCTCGCGCTGAAGGCCGGCGTCGACCAGCTGCTCAACCCGCCGTCCCTGGACATCGCGTGGAACGCGGTGCTCGACGCCGTGCGGTCCGGTGAGCTGACCGAGGCCCGGCTCGACGAGTCGCTCCTGCGCGTCCTGCGACTGAAGGCGAAGCTGGGGCTGCTCGACGAGCCGTACGTCACCGCCGACGGCGTGGACCGGACCGTCGGCGTCCCCGAGCACCTGCGCGCCGCCGACCGCGTCGCGGACCGTACGACCACGCTGCTGGTCAACAGGCAAGGACTGCTGCCCCTGTCGCGCCGTACGCATCCCAGGCTGCTGGTCGTCGGCGCGGACCCGGCGTCGCCGTCCGGCACCGACGGACCGCCCACGACCGTCCTGGCGAACGCCTTCACGGCCCTCGGATTCACGGCGACCGCGCTGTCCACCGGCACGGCGCCCTCGTCGGCGACGATCACGAAGGCGGTGGAGGCGGCGGGGAACGCGGACGCGGTGGTCGTGGGCACGTACAACATGAGCGCGACCGACCCCCAGCGGACCCTGGTGAACCGGCTCATCGCCACCGGAAAGCCCGTGATCGCCATCGCCGTCCGGAACCCGTACGACGTGGCCCGGCTGCCCGATGTCCCCGCCTGCCTGGCGTCCTACTCCTGGACCGACGTCGAACTGCGCGCGGCGGCACGGGTGATCGCGGGACGCGTGAAGCCGCGCGGGAGGCTGCCGGTGCCGGTGCAGCGGGCGGACGACCCGACGCAGGTGCTGTATCCGCTCGGGTACGGGTTGTCGTACTAG
- a CDS encoding S28 family serine protease translates to MRKALRWLLALVVLIGTVSTAGAATAAEQEPTDIKDRLLAIPGMSLIQEKPYTGYRFFVLNYTQPIDHRYPSKGTFQQRITVLHKDVSRPTVFYTGGYNVSTNPGRREPTQIVDGNQVSMEYRFFTPSRPDPADWSKLDIWQAASDQHRIFEALKPVYNQKWISTGGSKGGMTATYYERFYPRDMDGVVAYVAPNDVVNDEDSAYDRFFGQVGTKECRDRLNAVQREALVRREPLEKKYAAYAAENGYTFDTIGSLDRAYEAVVLDYVWGFWQYSLLSDCDTIPADAKNATDDEIWNSVDTISGFSFYTDQGLEPYTPYYYQAGTQLGAPTIHFPYIEKKYLRYGYQPPRNFVPRSIPMKFQPRAMRDVDTWVRHHAHHMLFVYGQNDPWGAERFRLGAGARDSYVFTAPGLNHGANVAGLVADEKTLATARILDWAGVASATVQADPSSAKPLAKYDAKLDRRDVEREPALRP, encoded by the coding sequence ATGCGCAAGGCGCTCAGATGGCTGCTGGCACTCGTGGTGCTCATCGGCACCGTCAGCACGGCCGGGGCGGCCACCGCCGCCGAGCAGGAGCCGACCGACATCAAGGACCGGCTGCTCGCGATACCGGGCATGAGCCTGATCCAGGAGAAGCCGTACACCGGATACCGCTTCTTCGTCCTGAACTACACCCAGCCGATCGACCACCGGTACCCGTCCAAGGGCACGTTCCAGCAGCGGATCACCGTGCTGCACAAGGACGTCTCGCGCCCCACCGTCTTCTACACCGGCGGCTACAACGTCTCCACCAACCCGGGCCGCCGCGAGCCCACCCAGATCGTGGACGGCAACCAGGTCTCCATGGAGTACCGCTTCTTCACGCCGTCCCGCCCCGACCCGGCCGACTGGTCCAAGCTCGACATCTGGCAGGCGGCGAGCGACCAGCACCGCATCTTCGAAGCGCTGAAGCCGGTCTACAACCAGAAGTGGATCTCCACCGGCGGCTCCAAGGGCGGCATGACCGCCACCTACTACGAGCGCTTCTACCCGCGCGACATGGACGGCGTCGTCGCGTACGTGGCGCCCAACGACGTGGTGAACGACGAGGACTCCGCCTACGACCGCTTCTTCGGACAGGTCGGCACGAAGGAGTGCCGGGACCGGCTGAACGCGGTGCAGCGCGAGGCGCTGGTGCGCCGTGAGCCGCTGGAGAAGAAGTACGCGGCGTACGCGGCGGAGAACGGCTACACCTTCGACACGATCGGCAGCCTGGACCGGGCGTACGAGGCGGTCGTCCTCGACTACGTGTGGGGCTTCTGGCAGTACAGCCTGCTGTCGGACTGCGACACCATCCCGGCGGACGCGAAGAACGCCACGGACGACGAGATCTGGAACTCGGTCGACACGATCTCCGGCTTCTCCTTCTACACCGACCAGGGTCTGGAGCCGTACACGCCCTACTACTACCAGGCGGGTACGCAGCTCGGCGCGCCGACGATCCACTTCCCGTACATCGAGAAGAAGTACCTCCGCTACGGCTACCAGCCGCCCCGGAACTTCGTGCCGCGCTCCATCCCCATGAAGTTCCAGCCGCGGGCGATGCGGGACGTCGACACCTGGGTCAGGCACCACGCGCATCACATGCTCTTCGTGTACGGCCAGAACGACCCGTGGGGCGCCGAGCGCTTCCGTCTCGGCGCGGGCGCGAGGGACTCCTACGTCTTCACGGCTCCGGGGCTGAACCACGGTGCGAACGTCGCGGGCCTGGTGGCCGACGAGAAGACCCTGGCCACCGCCCGCATCCTGGACTGGGCGGGCGTGGCGTCGGCGACGGTCCAGGCGGACCCGTCGTCGGCGAAGCCCCTGGCGAAGTACGACGCGAAGCTGGACCGGCGGGACGTGGAGCGCGAGCCGGCGCTGCGGCCGTAA
- a CDS encoding ABC transporter ATP-binding protein produces the protein MAAHEGETRGWARRLAGYAWRHPKDVVLALGSSLGGMAVMALVPLVTKVIIDDVVGNHTRSMGPWAGALIGAAVLVYVFTYIRRYYGGRLALDVQHDLRTEMYDTITRLDGRRQDELSTGQVVGRATSDLQLIQGLLFMLPMTIGNLLLFLISLVIMAWLSLPLTLVAVAVAPALWFIAKRSRSRLHPATWYAQAQAAAVASVVDGAVSGVRVVKGFGQEEQETGKLREIGRRLFAGRLRTIRLNATYTPALQAVPALGQVAMLALGGWLAVRGHITLGTFVAFSSYLAQLVGPVRMLAVVLTVGQQARAGAERVLELIDTEPSLKDGTKELPADAPATVEFDDVSFAYEGASGKKSPVLDGLSFEIRPNETLAVVGSSGSGKSTVSLLLPRFYDVTHGAVLVGGHDVRELTTQSLRAAIGLVPEDSFLFSDTVRNNIAYGRPDATDEQIEQAARAAQADRFIAELPDGYATKVGEHGLTLSGGQRQRIALARAILTDPRLLVLDDATSAVDARVEHEIHEALQQVMRGRTTLLIAHRRSTLNLADRIAVLDGGRLADIGTHDELQERSALYRRLLTDPDELGGVSPGHALPASPQEDTTVRDELDAEFDAERGVTPHLWTGDREPKDPALSGTPATPELLAQVEQLPPATDTPGIDEARAVQPEDSYGLTRLLRGFGLPLLVSLALVAVDAGMGLLLPVLIRHGIDQGVSRMALGAVWAASLLALLTVLVQWAAQIGETRMTGRTGERVLYSLRLKIFAQLQRLGLDYYERELTGRIMTRMTTDVDALSTFLQTGLVTAFVSVVTFFGIMGALLVIDVQLALVVFATLPPLIVATFFFRRASVKAYELARERVSAVNADLQESVSGLRILQAFRRERDGGRRFADGSDSYRQARIRGQWLISVYFPFVQLLSSVAAAAVLIVGGHRVDAGTLTTGALVAYLLYIDLFFAPVQQLSQVFDGYQQATVSLGRIQELLQEPTATKAADEPLDVRSLRGEIAFEDVDFAYGDDEEALSGVELKIPAGQTVAFVGETGAGKSTLVKLVARFYDPTGGRVLVDGTDLRSLDLTSYRHRLGVVPQEAYLFAGTVRDAIAYGRPDATDAEVEAAARAVGAHEMIATLEGGYLHEVAERGRNLSAGQRQLIALARAELVDPDVLLLDEATAALDLATEAQVNQATDRLAGRRTTLVVAHRLTTAARADRVVVMDHGRVTEDGTHEELLALGGRYAALWRTFMGEQQPEEPVGSTA, from the coding sequence GTGGCAGCGCACGAGGGGGAGACACGCGGCTGGGCGCGGAGGCTGGCGGGGTACGCGTGGCGTCACCCCAAGGACGTCGTCCTCGCGCTCGGGTCCTCCCTCGGCGGCATGGCCGTCATGGCGCTCGTCCCCCTGGTCACCAAGGTGATCATCGACGACGTCGTCGGGAATCACACCCGGTCCATGGGGCCCTGGGCCGGCGCCCTCATCGGCGCGGCCGTCCTCGTCTACGTCTTCACGTACATCCGCCGCTACTACGGCGGCCGGCTCGCCCTCGACGTCCAGCACGACCTGCGGACGGAGATGTACGACACGATCACCCGGCTCGACGGGCGGCGTCAGGACGAGCTGTCCACCGGCCAGGTCGTCGGCCGGGCCACCAGTGACCTCCAGCTGATCCAGGGCCTCCTCTTCATGCTCCCGATGACCATCGGGAACCTCCTCCTCTTCTTGATCTCCCTGGTGATCATGGCGTGGCTGTCGCTGCCGCTGACCCTGGTCGCGGTGGCCGTCGCGCCCGCCCTCTGGTTCATCGCCAAGCGAAGCCGCTCCCGGCTGCACCCGGCGACCTGGTACGCCCAGGCCCAGGCCGCCGCCGTGGCGAGCGTGGTCGACGGCGCCGTCAGCGGCGTACGCGTGGTGAAGGGCTTCGGGCAGGAGGAGCAGGAGACCGGGAAGCTGCGGGAGATCGGGCGCCGGCTCTTCGCGGGGCGGCTGCGGACCATCCGGCTGAACGCCACCTACACCCCCGCCCTCCAGGCCGTGCCCGCCCTGGGCCAGGTCGCCATGCTCGCGCTCGGCGGCTGGCTCGCGGTGCGCGGGCACATCACGCTCGGCACGTTCGTCGCCTTCTCCTCCTACCTCGCCCAGCTCGTCGGCCCGGTGCGCATGCTCGCCGTGGTGCTCACCGTCGGCCAGCAGGCCCGCGCGGGCGCCGAGCGCGTCCTCGAACTGATCGACACCGAGCCGTCGCTGAAGGACGGCACCAAGGAACTGCCGGCCGACGCCCCCGCGACCGTCGAGTTCGACGACGTCTCCTTCGCCTACGAGGGCGCCTCGGGCAAGAAGAGTCCGGTCCTCGACGGGCTCTCCTTCGAGATCCGCCCCAATGAGACCCTCGCCGTCGTCGGCTCCTCCGGCTCCGGCAAGTCGACGGTCTCGCTGCTGCTGCCCCGCTTCTACGACGTCACGCACGGCGCCGTCCTCGTCGGCGGCCACGACGTGCGCGAGCTGACCACACAGTCGCTGCGCGCCGCGATCGGTCTGGTTCCCGAGGACTCCTTCCTCTTCTCGGACACGGTCCGCAACAACATCGCCTACGGCCGCCCCGACGCGACCGACGAGCAGATCGAGCAGGCCGCCCGCGCCGCACAGGCGGACCGTTTCATCGCCGAGCTGCCCGACGGGTACGCCACCAAGGTCGGCGAGCACGGCCTCACCCTCTCGGGCGGCCAGCGTCAGCGCATCGCCCTCGCCCGCGCGATCCTCACCGACCCGCGCCTGCTGGTCCTCGACGACGCGACCTCGGCGGTGGACGCCCGCGTCGAGCACGAGATCCACGAGGCCCTCCAGCAGGTCATGCGGGGCCGCACGACCCTGCTGATCGCCCACCGGCGCTCGACCCTCAACCTCGCCGACCGCATCGCCGTCCTCGACGGCGGCCGCCTCGCCGACATCGGCACGCACGACGAGCTCCAGGAACGCTCCGCCCTCTACCGTCGCCTCCTCACCGACCCGGACGAGCTGGGCGGCGTCTCCCCGGGCCACGCCCTGCCGGCCTCCCCCCAGGAGGACACGACCGTACGGGACGAGCTGGACGCCGAGTTCGACGCCGAGCGCGGCGTCACCCCACACCTGTGGACCGGCGACCGCGAGCCCAAGGACCCCGCCCTGAGCGGGACCCCGGCGACCCCCGAACTCCTCGCCCAGGTCGAGCAGCTGCCCCCGGCCACCGACACCCCCGGCATCGACGAGGCGCGTGCCGTCCAGCCCGAGGACTCCTACGGCCTCACCCGGCTGCTGCGCGGCTTCGGCCTGCCCCTCCTGGTCAGCCTGGCCCTCGTCGCGGTCGACGCGGGCATGGGTCTGCTGCTGCCGGTCCTGATCCGGCACGGCATCGACCAGGGCGTCTCGCGGATGGCCCTCGGCGCGGTCTGGGCCGCGTCCCTGCTCGCGCTGCTCACCGTCCTCGTCCAGTGGGCGGCCCAGATCGGCGAGACGCGCATGACGGGCCGGACCGGCGAACGCGTCCTCTACTCCCTCCGGCTGAAGATCTTCGCCCAGCTCCAGCGGCTCGGACTCGACTACTACGAGCGGGAGCTCACGGGCCGGATCATGACGCGGATGACGACCGACGTCGACGCGCTGTCGACGTTCCTGCAGACCGGACTGGTCACCGCCTTCGTCTCCGTCGTCACCTTCTTCGGCATCATGGGCGCGCTGCTGGTGATCGACGTACAGCTCGCGCTGGTCGTCTTCGCCACGCTGCCGCCGCTGATCGTGGCGACCTTCTTCTTCCGCCGGGCGAGCGTGAAGGCGTACGAACTCGCCCGTGAGCGCGTGTCGGCGGTCAACGCGGACCTCCAGGAGTCGGTGTCCGGACTGCGGATCCTTCAGGCGTTCCGGCGCGAGCGGGACGGCGGGCGGCGGTTCGCGGACGGCAGCGACAGCTACCGCCAGGCGCGCATCCGCGGCCAGTGGCTGATCTCCGTGTACTTCCCCTTCGTGCAGCTGCTGTCGTCGGTGGCCGCGGCGGCCGTCCTGATCGTGGGCGGGCACCGGGTGGACGCCGGGACGCTGACGACGGGCGCCCTGGTCGCGTATCTCCTCTACATCGACCTGTTCTTCGCGCCGGTGCAGCAGCTGTCGCAGGTCTTCGACGGCTACCAGCAGGCCACGGTGTCGCTGGGCCGCATCCAGGAGCTGCTCCAGGAGCCGACCGCCACGAAGGCCGCCGACGAGCCGCTCGACGTGCGCTCGCTGCGCGGCGAGATCGCCTTCGAGGACGTCGACTTCGCGTACGGGGACGACGAAGAGGCCCTCAGTGGCGTCGAGCTGAAGATCCCCGCCGGGCAGACCGTCGCCTTCGTCGGCGAGACGGGAGCGGGCAAGTCGACCCTGGTGAAGCTCGTCGCGCGGTTCTACGACCCCACGGGTGGCCGGGTGCTGGTCGACGGCACCGATCTGCGGTCGCTGGACCTGACCTCGTACCGGCACCGGCTCGGTGTCGTACCGCAGGAGGCGTACCTGTTCGCGGGCACGGTCCGCGACGCCATCGCCTACGGGCGTCCGGACGCGACCGACGCCGAGGTGGAGGCCGCGGCGCGCGCGGTGGGCGCGCACGAGATGATCGCCACGCTGGAGGGCGGCTATCTGCACGAGGTCGCCGAGCGCGGCCGCAACCTGTCCGCCGGGCAACGGCAGTTGATCGCCTTGGCCCGCGCGGAGCTGGTCGACCCCGACGTCCTGCTGCTCGACGAGGCGACCGCCGCCCTCGACCTGGCCACCGAGGCCCAGGTCAACCAGGCGACCGACCGCCTCGCCGGCCGCCGTACGACACTCGTCGTGGCCCACCGCCTCACCACGGCCGCCCGCGCCGACCGGGTCGTGGTCATGGACCACGGCCGGGTCACGGAGGACGGCACGCACGAGGAGCTGCTGGCCCTGGGCGGCAGGTACGCCGCGTTGTGGCGGACGTTCATGGGGGAGCAGCAGCCGGAGGAGCCGGTGGGTTCCACGGCCTGA
- a CDS encoding esterase-like activity of phytase family protein, which produces MRLRTLLATVTATLAAAGSLAAAGPATATDTSSTSSTSTPSTSTTSSASTHVCSSTVDIRSFSDGLDKTTYEGTFVGNLSALAVDRDGELAALSDRSSLFTLDRKTVRPTSVVKLADESGADLDSEGLVVDRDGTRLVTSETEPSVRRYSRDGKILDRLPVPDSLRVAPAGRAATNLTFEGLTLLPGGHTLLASMEYSISGDSAGIARFQTWKRHGGHFELAAQYGYRIDAGLGVPEVQATPDGRLLVLERGWTSGVGNTVRLYLADPRHATDTSGIDSLTGQSDVRLIKKTLLADLVNCPSLGATAKQPQPNPLLDNIEGMTITGSTKDRLNVLLVSDDNQNNAQITRLYSLRVRLPHPTAS; this is translated from the coding sequence ATGCGTCTGCGAACTCTTCTCGCCACTGTCACCGCCACCCTGGCGGCGGCCGGCTCCCTGGCCGCCGCTGGGCCTGCCACCGCGACCGACACGAGCAGCACGAGCAGCACGAGCACCCCGAGCACGAGCACCACAAGCAGCGCGAGCACCCATGTGTGTTCCTCCACCGTCGACATCCGGAGCTTCTCCGACGGCCTCGACAAGACGACGTACGAGGGAACGTTCGTCGGCAACCTCTCCGCGCTCGCCGTCGACCGCGACGGAGAGCTCGCCGCGCTGTCCGACCGTTCCTCGCTGTTCACCCTCGACCGCAAGACCGTCCGGCCCACCAGCGTGGTGAAGCTCGCCGACGAGAGCGGTGCCGACCTCGACTCCGAGGGCCTGGTCGTCGACCGTGACGGCACCCGGCTCGTCACCTCCGAGACCGAGCCGTCCGTGCGCCGCTACTCCCGCGACGGGAAGATCCTCGACCGCCTGCCGGTGCCGGACTCCCTCCGGGTCGCCCCGGCCGGCCGTGCCGCCACCAATCTGACGTTCGAGGGGCTGACCCTGCTCCCCGGCGGCCACACCCTGCTGGCGTCGATGGAGTACTCGATCTCGGGCGACAGCGCCGGCATCGCCCGCTTCCAGACCTGGAAGCGCCACGGCGGACACTTCGAGCTCGCGGCCCAGTACGGCTACCGCATCGACGCCGGGCTCGGCGTCCCCGAGGTCCAGGCGACGCCCGACGGCCGCCTCCTGGTCCTGGAGCGCGGCTGGACGTCCGGCGTCGGCAACACCGTCCGCCTCTACCTCGCCGACCCGCGCCACGCCACGGACACCAGCGGGATCGACAGCCTCACGGGGCAGTCGGACGTACGCCTGATCAAGAAGACCCTCCTGGCGGACCTCGTCAACTGCCCGTCACTGGGAGCGACGGCCAAGCAGCCCCAGCCGAACCCGCTCCTGGACAACATCGAGGGCATGACGATCACGGGCAGCACGAAGGACCGCCTGAACGTGCTCCTGGTCAGCGACGACAACCAGAACAACGCCCAGATCACCCGTCTGTACTCCCTGCGCGTCCGCCTGCCGCACCCCACCGCCTCCTGA
- a CDS encoding serine hydrolase encodes MTQHRSRRARVLGAVIAAGMLIPSVAAATPAAAATPTVSCSSAKAGLAAKLKRDITAALAGRQGTIAVGLYDRSTNTTCSLRSTTAYDSASVVKVTVLATLLWDAKKHNRYLTSRETSLATAMITKSDNSATSTLWKQLGMTKIKGFLTAAAMTQTKPGANGYWGLTQITVRDEQRLLKLITAKNSVLSDNSRSYILKLMGNVISSQRWGTPAGAPSGVSVHVKNGWLPRATHGWRVHSVGTFNGHGHDYMITVLTHGNSTMDYGVTTIQRVAKAIHKDLVPTTTAATAYVPTSSPQESVPAVPAG; translated from the coding sequence ATGACTCAGCACAGATCCCGACGCGCCCGCGTGCTCGGCGCGGTCATCGCCGCCGGGATGCTCATACCGTCCGTCGCCGCGGCGACACCCGCGGCCGCGGCCACGCCGACCGTCAGCTGCAGCTCCGCCAAGGCGGGCCTGGCCGCCAAACTGAAGAGAGACATCACCGCGGCCCTCGCGGGCCGCCAGGGGACCATCGCGGTCGGTCTCTACGACCGCTCCACCAACACCACGTGCTCGCTGCGCAGCACCACGGCCTACGACTCGGCGAGTGTCGTCAAGGTCACCGTGCTCGCCACGCTGCTGTGGGACGCGAAGAAGCACAACCGCTATCTCACGAGCCGCGAAACCAGCCTCGCCACGGCCATGATCACCAAGTCGGACAACAGCGCGACCAGCACACTGTGGAAGCAGCTGGGCATGACGAAGATCAAGGGCTTCCTCACCGCCGCCGCCATGACCCAGACCAAGCCGGGGGCCAACGGCTACTGGGGTCTGACCCAGATCACCGTGCGCGACGAGCAGAGGCTGCTCAAGCTCATCACCGCCAAGAACTCGGTGCTGAGCGACAACTCCCGCTCGTACATCCTGAAGCTGATGGGCAACGTCATCTCCTCGCAGCGCTGGGGCACCCCGGCCGGCGCGCCCTCCGGGGTCTCCGTGCACGTCAAGAACGGCTGGCTGCCGCGTGCCACGCACGGCTGGCGCGTGCACAGCGTCGGCACGTTCAACGGCCACGGGCACGACTACATGATCACCGTGCTCACCCATGGCAACAGCACCATGGACTACGGCGTCACCACCATCCAGAGGGTGGCCAAGGCCATCCACAAGGACCTGGTGCCGACGACCACGGCCGCGACCGCGTACGTGCCCACGAGCAGCCCGCAGGAGTCCGTGCCGGCGGTCCCCGCCGGCTGA